Proteins from one Podospora pseudoanserina strain CBS 124.78 chromosome 1, whole genome shotgun sequence genomic window:
- the RAC1 gene encoding Rho GTPase protein rac1 (EggNog:ENOG503NWUJ; COG:U): MATPPVQSIKCVVTGDGAVGKTCLLISYTTNAFPGEYIPTVFDNYSASVTVDGRPISLGLWDTAGQEDYDRLRPLSYPQTDVFLICFSLVSPPSFDNVKAKWWPEIGHHAPNIPIVLVGTKLDARDDPNTLKTMAEKRWSPITYPMGLALAKEIGAYKYAECSALTQMGLKTVFDYAIRAVIEPKAAPQTKKKSSKCTLL; this comes from the exons ATGGCCACCCCGCCCGTCCAGTCGATCAAG TGCGTCGTCACaggtgatggtgccgtcgGCAAG ACATGTCTGCTCATCTCCTACACAACGAATGCTTTCCCCGGCGAATACATCCCCACGGTATTCGACAACTACTCTGCGAGCGTAACTGTTGATGGAAGGCCCATcagtttggggttgtgggatACGGCCGGTCAAGAAGATTACGACAGACTGCGGCCTCTCTCATACCCCCAGACCGATGTTTTCCTCATCTGCTTCTCCCTCGTCAGCCCTCCTTCGTTTGACAACGTGAAGGCCAAG TGGTGGCCCGAAATCGGACATCACGCTCCCAATATTCCCATTGTGCTGGTTGGCACCAAGCTGGACGCCAGAGATGACCCTAATACGCTCAAGACAATGGCCGAGAAGCGGTGGTCGCCTATTACCTACCCCATGGGATTGGCCCTTGCCAAGGAGATTGGAGCTTACAAGTACGCCGAATGCTCTGCCTTGACACAGATGGGTCTCAAGACCGTCTTTGACTATGCCATCAG AGCCGTCATTGAGCCCAAGGCCGCTCCtcagacgaagaagaagtcgTCCAAGTGCACGCTCCTCTGA